The proteins below come from a single Oxyura jamaicensis isolate SHBP4307 breed ruddy duck chromosome 1, BPBGC_Ojam_1.0, whole genome shotgun sequence genomic window:
- the LRRC17 gene encoding leucine-rich repeat-containing protein 17 isoform X1, translated as MQVVTIIVLLLLCKASDFRKTRSRNLRNNEREKISRKTSSTVKRNALGLPCDIYTYLHEKYLDCQERKLIFVAPDWPEDLKHMLLARNRIRKLKNNMFSKYKVLKSLDLQQNDISKIESQAFFGLNKLTTLLLQHNQIKTLSEEIFIYMPNLNYLRLYDNPWHCNCELETLVTMLQVPTNRNLGNYAKCVHPIELKNQKLKQIKAEQLCSEEDRQDPQNIKQEKPVKPEFDSSLCHIYVFPVPTLNCKRKDLKKVPGNIPPDIVKLDLSNNKIRQLRSKEFEDVSELKVLNLNSNGIAYIDPAAFSGLNNLEELDLSNNSLQNFEYGVLEDLYFLKVLWLRENPWRCDYNIHYLFYWLKHHYNVHYNGLECKMPEEYKGWSVGKYVRSYYEECPKDKLPIYPETFDLDRDDEEWERQKGQSVQTAKKHSVVVTVIGK; from the exons ATGCAAGTAGTTACTATTATAGTACTACTACTTCTTTGTAAAGCATCTGATTTTAGGAAGACAAGGAGTAGGAATTTGAGAAacaatgaaagggaaaaaatctcaAGGAAAACATCTAGCACTGTTAAGCGCAATGCCCTAGGCCTACCATGTGATATATACACTTATCTTCATGAGAAATACCTAGACtgtcaggaaagaaaactgatttttgtggCACCTGATTGGCCTGAGGATTTGAAACACATGCTGCTAGCAAGAAACAGGATTCGTAAATTGAAGAATAATATGTTTTCTAAGTATAAAGTACTGAAAAGTCTGGATTTACAGCAGAATGATATATCAAAAATTGAGAGCCAGGCTTTCTTTGGTTTGAATAAACTTACTACACTCTTACTCCAGCATAACCAAATCAAGACTTTATCCgaggagatttttatttatatgcctAATCTAAACTACCTACGTCTTTATGATAATCCCTGGCATTGCAACTGTGAACTAGAAACTCTTGTTACAATGCTGCAGGTTCCAACAAACAGGAATTTGGGAAATTATGCCAAGTGTGTGCACCCAATagaactgaaaaatcagaagctAAAACAGATAAAAGCTGAACAGCTATGTAGTGAAGAGGACAGGCAGGACCCCCAGAACATAAAACAGGAGAAGCCTGTCAAACCAGAATTTGATTCCTCTTTGTGCCACATATATGTATTTCCTGTACCAACTCTGAACTGCAAGAGGAAAG atttaaagaAAGTTCCGGGTAACATACCCCCAGATATAGTTAAACTTGATTTGTCCAACAACAAAATTAGACAACTACGATCCAAAGAGTTTGAAGATGTCAGTGAATTGAAGGTATTAAACCTAAACAGTAATGGAATAGCTTACATTGATCCTg CTGCTTTCTCAGGACTCAATAACTTAGAGGAGCTGGACCTATCAAACAACAGCTTGCAGAATTTTGAATATGGAGTACTAGAAGATCTTTACTTTCTGAAAGTACTGTGGCTGAGAGAGAATCCTTGGAGATGTGATTACAACATTCATTATCTTTTTTACTGGTTGAAACATCACTACAATGTTCACTATAATGGCCTGGAATGCAAAATGCCTGAGGAATACAAAGGATGGTCTGTTGGAAAATATGTTCGAAGTTACTACGAGGAGTGTCCAAAAGACAAGCTGCCCATTTATCCAGAAACTTTTGATCTGGACAGAGATGATGAGGAATGGGAACGACAAAAAGGACAATCAGttcaaacagcaaaaaagcacAGCGTAGTTGTCACTGTGATAGGCAAATAA
- the LRRC17 gene encoding leucine-rich repeat-containing protein 17 isoform X2 → MQVVTIIVLLLLCKASDFRKTRSRNLRNNEREKISRKTSSTVKRNALGLPCDIYTYLHEKYLDCQERKLIFVAPDWPEDLKHMLLARNRIRKLKNNMFSKYKVLKSLDLQQNDISKIESQAFFGLNKLTTLLLQHNQIKTLSEEIFIYMPNLNYLRLYDNPWHCNCELETLVTMLQVPTNRNLGNYAKCVHPIELKNQKLKQIKAEQLCSEEDRQDPQNIKQEKPVKPEFDSSLCHIYVFPVPTLNCKRKAAFSGLNNLEELDLSNNSLQNFEYGVLEDLYFLKVLWLRENPWRCDYNIHYLFYWLKHHYNVHYNGLECKMPEEYKGWSVGKYVRSYYEECPKDKLPIYPETFDLDRDDEEWERQKGQSVQTAKKHSVVVTVIGK, encoded by the exons ATGCAAGTAGTTACTATTATAGTACTACTACTTCTTTGTAAAGCATCTGATTTTAGGAAGACAAGGAGTAGGAATTTGAGAAacaatgaaagggaaaaaatctcaAGGAAAACATCTAGCACTGTTAAGCGCAATGCCCTAGGCCTACCATGTGATATATACACTTATCTTCATGAGAAATACCTAGACtgtcaggaaagaaaactgatttttgtggCACCTGATTGGCCTGAGGATTTGAAACACATGCTGCTAGCAAGAAACAGGATTCGTAAATTGAAGAATAATATGTTTTCTAAGTATAAAGTACTGAAAAGTCTGGATTTACAGCAGAATGATATATCAAAAATTGAGAGCCAGGCTTTCTTTGGTTTGAATAAACTTACTACACTCTTACTCCAGCATAACCAAATCAAGACTTTATCCgaggagatttttatttatatgcctAATCTAAACTACCTACGTCTTTATGATAATCCCTGGCATTGCAACTGTGAACTAGAAACTCTTGTTACAATGCTGCAGGTTCCAACAAACAGGAATTTGGGAAATTATGCCAAGTGTGTGCACCCAATagaactgaaaaatcagaagctAAAACAGATAAAAGCTGAACAGCTATGTAGTGAAGAGGACAGGCAGGACCCCCAGAACATAAAACAGGAGAAGCCTGTCAAACCAGAATTTGATTCCTCTTTGTGCCACATATATGTATTTCCTGTACCAACTCTGAACTGCAAGAGGAAAG CTGCTTTCTCAGGACTCAATAACTTAGAGGAGCTGGACCTATCAAACAACAGCTTGCAGAATTTTGAATATGGAGTACTAGAAGATCTTTACTTTCTGAAAGTACTGTGGCTGAGAGAGAATCCTTGGAGATGTGATTACAACATTCATTATCTTTTTTACTGGTTGAAACATCACTACAATGTTCACTATAATGGCCTGGAATGCAAAATGCCTGAGGAATACAAAGGATGGTCTGTTGGAAAATATGTTCGAAGTTACTACGAGGAGTGTCCAAAAGACAAGCTGCCCATTTATCCAGAAACTTTTGATCTGGACAGAGATGATGAGGAATGGGAACGACAAAAAGGACAATCAGttcaaacagcaaaaaagcacAGCGTAGTTGTCACTGTGATAGGCAAATAA